One genomic region from Clostridium saccharobutylicum DSM 13864 encodes:
- a CDS encoding 6-phosphofructokinase, with the protein MADDIKKIALLTGGGDCPGLNAVIRAVTKSAILNYGYEVIGYKFGYKGLYNNDFVPLNLSSVSGLISRGGTILYSSNKDNLFDYQVEENGKIIKKDVSDVAIENLKKENVDVLVVIGGDGTLTSARDFSRKGVKVIGVPKTIDNDLGSTDITFGFNTAIDIATEALDRLHTTAESHHRIMILEVMGRNAGFIALESGIAGSADVILLPEIPYDINKIIEKIEERKKEGKLFTIIVVAEGAKSKNGDVMVAKIVADSPDPIRLGGIGNKLAEDLEKMVNGREVRCTVLGHLQRGGITCTFDRILSTRYGVAAVELINNRNFGSMICLKGNKITYDSLENVIGNNKKVDPNGELVTIAKKIGISFAD; encoded by the coding sequence ATGGCTGACGATATAAAAAAAATAGCATTACTTACTGGAGGGGGGGATTGTCCAGGATTAAATGCTGTTATAAGGGCTGTAACAAAATCAGCAATATTAAATTATGGGTATGAAGTTATTGGATATAAATTTGGTTATAAGGGATTATATAATAATGATTTTGTTCCTTTGAATTTATCGTCTGTATCAGGCCTCATATCAAGAGGCGGAACAATTCTTTATAGTTCGAATAAAGATAATTTGTTTGATTATCAAGTTGAGGAAAATGGAAAGATAATAAAAAAAGATGTATCAGATGTAGCAATTGAAAATCTAAAAAAAGAGAACGTCGATGTTTTAGTTGTAATAGGAGGAGATGGAACACTAACATCAGCTAGAGATTTTTCAAGAAAAGGAGTTAAGGTTATAGGTGTTCCGAAAACCATAGATAATGATTTAGGTTCTACAGATATAACATTTGGATTCAATACGGCAATAGATATAGCAACGGAAGCCTTGGATAGATTACACACAACTGCAGAATCACATCATAGGATTATGATTCTTGAGGTTATGGGAAGAAATGCCGGATTTATAGCACTAGAATCAGGAATAGCTGGCTCAGCAGATGTTATTTTATTACCTGAAATCCCATATGATATTAATAAAATCATAGAAAAGATAGAGGAAAGAAAAAAGGAAGGAAAGCTGTTTACAATAATAGTTGTAGCGGAAGGTGCAAAATCGAAAAATGGAGACGTTATGGTTGCTAAAATTGTAGCTGATAGTCCTGATCCAATAAGACTTGGCGGCATAGGAAATAAACTGGCAGAAGATTTAGAGAAAATGGTTAATGGAAGAGAAGTTAGGTGTACAGTGCTTGGGCATCTTCAAAGAGGTGGAATTACATGTACATTTGATAGAATATTATCAACAAGATATGGTGTTGCAGCTGTAGAACTTATTAATAATAGGAATTTTGGAAGCATGATTTGCTTGAAAGGTAATAAAATTACTTATGATAGTTTAGAAAATGTAATTGGAAATAATAAAAAAGTAGATCCAAATGGTGAATTAGTAACTATAGCAAAAAAAATAGGGATATCATTTGCTGATTAA
- a CDS encoding serine hydrolase, whose amino-acid sequence MKEIKQYLESRIGTYSLFFEDLQGNYSYGYNENVQMTGAGCIKLPIAVSVIKYVEDGKASFLDKIKIEDNDKVYGTGILHEFNNREYTLFELLVAMLIQSDNTAANKFISIVGKDRINQDIAAQGLKNTKLNRKTSDESEEDNRTENITTALDLSKIWKHLYNASFLNRENSTMLIDILQRQQMKNKLALYIPDDMKYEISSKTGDKSNVENDTALIRTKKGAYTFTVLSMGVPNSVYGTVTLAKCGKMMWDDIINNF is encoded by the coding sequence ATGAAGGAAATTAAACAGTATTTAGAATCTAGAATAGGAACATATTCATTATTTTTTGAAGATTTGCAAGGCAATTATAGTTATGGATATAATGAAAATGTGCAAATGACAGGTGCAGGCTGTATTAAACTTCCAATAGCAGTATCTGTAATAAAATATGTGGAAGATGGGAAAGCTTCATTTTTAGATAAAATTAAAATTGAAGATAATGATAAAGTTTATGGAACAGGAATACTTCATGAATTTAATAATAGAGAGTATACTTTATTTGAATTATTAGTCGCAATGCTTATACAAAGTGATAACACAGCAGCTAATAAGTTTATAAGCATAGTTGGAAAAGATAGAATTAATCAAGATATAGCAGCTCAAGGATTAAAAAATACTAAATTAAATAGAAAGACATCTGATGAAAGTGAAGAAGATAATAGAACTGAGAATATAACAACTGCATTGGATTTATCAAAGATATGGAAACATTTATATAATGCGAGTTTTTTGAATAGAGAAAATAGTACAATGCTTATTGACATATTACAAAGGCAGCAAATGAAAAATAAATTAGCACTTTATATACCAGATGATATGAAATATGAAATATCGAGTAAAACTGGAGATAAATCTAATGTTGAAAATGATACTGCATTAATTCGTACTAAAAAGGGAGCATATACATTTACTGTTCTTTCAATGGGTGTTCCCAATAGTGTTTATGGAACAGTAACACTTGCTAAGTGCGGAAAAATGATGTGGGATGATATAATTAATAATTTCTAA
- the pyrB gene encoding aspartate carbamoyltransferase produces the protein MSKNIKHLIEPMDFTVGELGEIFKLAHQIISCPKEFAHICDGKILATLFYEPSTRTRLSFEAAMMRLGGKILGFSEPGSSSVSKGETLDDTIRIVSIYSDIIAMRHPKEGAAKVASLYSNVPIINAGDGGHQHPTQTLADLLTIESLKNGLSGHTIGICGDLKFGRTVHSLIKAMSRYKDNKFVLISPKELSIPQYIREEVLEKNNIEYVEVERLDDVIGNLDILYMTRIQKERFFNEEEYLRLRDSYILDNQKMKMAKEDMIVMHPLPRINEIAKEVDGDLRAAYFKQAEYGMYVRMALIIKLLGVM, from the coding sequence ATGTCAAAAAATATTAAACACTTGATAGAACCAATGGATTTCACAGTAGGAGAATTGGGTGAAATCTTTAAGTTAGCACATCAGATTATTTCATGTCCAAAAGAATTTGCACACATATGTGATGGCAAAATTTTAGCAACTTTATTTTACGAACCAAGCACAAGAACTAGATTAAGTTTTGAAGCAGCAATGATGAGACTTGGAGGTAAAATTTTAGGTTTTTCAGAACCAGGATCCAGTTCAGTATCTAAAGGAGAAACATTGGATGATACTATAAGGATCGTATCTATATATTCAGATATTATAGCTATGAGACATCCAAAAGAAGGAGCCGCCAAAGTAGCAAGTCTTTATTCAAATGTTCCAATAATCAATGCAGGAGATGGTGGACATCAACATCCAACTCAAACATTAGCGGATTTATTAACAATTGAAAGTTTAAAAAATGGATTAAGTGGTCACACAATAGGAATATGTGGGGACTTAAAGTTTGGAAGAACTGTACATTCATTAATTAAAGCAATGTCAAGATACAAAGATAATAAATTTGTACTAATTTCACCTAAAGAATTATCAATTCCTCAATACATAAGAGAAGAAGTTTTAGAAAAAAATAATATTGAATATGTAGAAGTAGAAAGATTAGATGATGTAATTGGAAATCTTGATATATTATATATGACGAGAATTCAAAAAGAAAGATTCTTTAATGAAGAAGAATATCTAAGACTTAGAGATAGTTACATACTAGATAATCAAAAAATGAAGATGGCTAAAGAAGATATGATAGTAATGCATCCATTACCAAGGATAAATGAAATTGCTAAAGAAGTAGATGGTGATTTGAGAGCTGCATATTTCAAGCAGGCTGAATATGGCATGTACGTAAGAATGGCATTAATTATTAAACTATTGGGGGTAATGTAG
- a CDS encoding aspartate carbamoyltransferase regulatory subunit codes for MLEITSIKNGIVIDHIEAGKGIKIFNYLKLDKQGYSVALIINADSKKLGKKDIIKIENCGDIDYTVLGLLSPTITIDEVKDENIVKKVSPTLPSRVQNIIKCKNPRCITSVETYVPHSFVLVDKETGRYRCEYCDEITKL; via the coding sequence ATGTTAGAGATAACAAGTATTAAAAATGGGATAGTAATTGATCATATTGAAGCCGGAAAAGGAATTAAAATATTTAATTATTTGAAATTAGATAAGCAAGGTTATAGTGTGGCATTAATAATAAATGCGGATAGTAAGAAGCTTGGAAAGAAAGATATAATTAAAATAGAAAATTGCGGAGATATAGATTACACAGTACTAGGATTACTTTCTCCTACAATAACTATAGACGAAGTGAAGGATGAGAATATAGTTAAAAAGGTTAGTCCTACATTACCATCTAGAGTACAAAACATTATAAAGTGTAAGAATCCAAGATGCATAACAAGTGTAGAGACTTATGTGCCACATTCATTTGTTTTAGTAGATAAAGAAACTGGAAGGTATAGATGTGAATATTGCGACGAAATAACAAAACTTTAA
- a CDS encoding dihydroorotase, with the protein MDLLIKNARIIDATQDFTGYIYIKKGLIEEISKEIKKDNVEVLDCKGKTLMPAFIDTHAHFRDPGLTWKEDIESGSKAALRGGYTGVCLMANTKPICSSKETLDYVRNRSKELNLIDIHQCLSVTKNFDGVTLSHLQELQNDKEIKAISDDGVGVSNSNIMLEAMKIAKENNWVIMSHAESPEFSKVDMRIAENMMTLRDVELAKLSGARLHMCHVSTKESIKHIIDGKMSGANVTLEVTPHHIALTRDINDYRVNPPIREKEDVESIIEAIKLGMVDTIGTDHAPHTEEEKKKGSPGMVGLETAFPICYTKLVKENNISLNKLSELMSYNPAQLLGMNKGKVSIGVDGDLVIVDLDKKIKINKEEFASKGKNTPFEGMEFFGEVVATIKGGSIKYKK; encoded by the coding sequence ATGGATCTTTTGATTAAAAATGCAAGGATTATAGATGCAACTCAAGATTTTACTGGATATATATATATTAAAAAAGGTTTGATAGAAGAAATATCCAAGGAAATTAAGAAAGATAATGTCGAGGTCTTAGATTGTAAAGGAAAAACTTTAATGCCTGCATTTATTGATACTCATGCACATTTTAGAGATCCAGGTCTTACATGGAAAGAGGATATAGAAAGTGGTTCTAAGGCTGCATTAAGAGGCGGATATACTGGGGTCTGCTTAATGGCAAATACTAAACCTATATGCTCTTCTAAAGAGACATTAGATTATGTAAGAAATAGATCAAAAGAACTTAATTTGATAGATATACATCAATGTTTATCAGTTACAAAGAATTTTGATGGAGTTACTTTAAGTCATTTACAAGAATTACAGAATGATAAAGAAATAAAAGCTATTTCGGATGATGGTGTTGGAGTTTCTAATTCTAATATAATGCTTGAAGCTATGAAAATTGCAAAGGAAAATAATTGGGTAATAATGTCTCATGCTGAAAGTCCAGAGTTTTCAAAGGTAGATATGAGAATAGCTGAGAATATGATGACTTTGAGAGATGTTGAGTTAGCTAAACTGAGTGGCGCTAGACTTCATATGTGCCATGTAAGTACTAAAGAAAGTATTAAGCATATTATTGATGGAAAAATGAGCGGAGCAAATGTAACTTTAGAAGTTACACCGCATCATATTGCGCTTACAAGAGATATAAATGATTATAGAGTTAATCCACCAATTAGAGAAAAAGAAGATGTTGAATCTATTATAGAAGCTATAAAATTAGGAATGGTTGATACTATAGGAACAGATCATGCGCCTCATACTGAAGAAGAAAAGAAAAAGGGTTCTCCAGGAATGGTCGGATTAGAAACAGCATTTCCAATTTGTTATACAAAATTAGTTAAAGAAAATAATATCTCATTAAATAAACTAAGTGAATTAATGTCTTATAATCCAGCTCAACTTTTAGGAATGAATAAAGGAAAAGTTAGCATTGGTGTAGATGGAGATTTAGTTATAGTAGATTTAGATAAAAAAATAAAAATAAATAAAGAAGAATTCGCGTCAAAGGGCAAAAATACACCTTTTGAAGGAATGGAATTCTTTGGTGAGGTAGTAGCTACAATAAAAGGTGGTTCAATCAAATATAAAAAATAA
- the pyrF gene encoding orotidine-5'-phosphate decarboxylase: MTSYIIDKLYDRVEKRGVVCVGLDTALDYVPEHIKNGRTPGEAIFEFNKQIIDSTYDVAACFKVQIAYYEALGIEGLVAYKNTLDYLREKDEIIIADIKRGDIAATAKMYAKAHFEGDFEADFITLSPYMGMDSIEPYLPYLEKGNKGVFSLVRTSNPGAEDIEYLDTTENKKVFEIVADKITEMAKNCVGECGYTAIGGVIGCTHVEEGKKIRANYNNMFFLIPGYGAQGGTAEDVALYLNNGNGGVVNSSRGILLAYKKANKPEEFALCAREEAIKMRDAIRKAVKEA; encoded by the coding sequence ATGACAAGTTACATAATTGATAAATTATATGATAGAGTTGAAAAAAGAGGTGTTGTTTGTGTAGGACTAGATACCGCCTTAGATTATGTGCCAGAGCACATTAAAAACGGCAGAACACCAGGTGAAGCGATATTTGAATTTAACAAACAAATTATAGATTCAACTTATGATGTAGCAGCATGTTTTAAAGTTCAAATTGCATATTATGAAGCGTTAGGAATTGAAGGGTTAGTTGCATATAAAAATACACTAGACTACTTAAGAGAAAAGGATGAAATAATAATAGCAGATATCAAAAGAGGAGATATAGCGGCTACTGCAAAGATGTATGCAAAAGCTCATTTTGAGGGAGATTTTGAAGCGGATTTTATAACATTAAGCCCATACATGGGAATGGATAGTATAGAGCCTTACTTACCTTATTTGGAAAAAGGAAATAAAGGTGTTTTCAGCTTAGTAAGAACATCTAATCCTGGAGCAGAGGATATTGAATATTTAGATACAACTGAAAATAAAAAAGTTTTTGAAATAGTAGCAGATAAAATAACAGAAATGGCTAAAAATTGCGTAGGAGAATGTGGGTATACTGCAATAGGTGGAGTTATTGGATGTACTCATGTTGAAGAAGGTAAAAAAATAAGAGCAAACTACAATAATATGTTCTTTCTAATTCCAGGCTATGGTGCACAGGGTGGAACTGCAGAGGATGTAGCATTGTATTTAAATAATGGAAATGGTGGAGTTGTTAATTCTTCAAGAGGGATATTACTTGCATATAAAAAAGCTAATAAGCCTGAAGAATTTGCATTATGTGCTAGAGAAGAAGCTATAAAGATGAGAGATGCTATAAGAAAAGCCGTAAAGGAAGCATAA
- a CDS encoding dihydroorotate dehydrogenase electron transfer subunit, with protein MAITYRNAKVISNDEICKDIYKLIVEDESKIKAGQFYMLKLNGATFLPRPISICDKTENKLTFLYAVVGEGTKEFAKLREHDEISLTGPLGNGFDLEKDYGRVALVCGGIGTAPMLELSKRLRNKNEEQKIDLYAGFRDDVYLIDELKEYVNEAKVSTNTGKHGHKGFVTDILNVEEYDTILCCGPEIMMKKVVEMCKEKNVSVYVSMEKHMACGVGACLVCTCKTKDGHKRTCKDGPVFDGYYVEL; from the coding sequence ATGGCTATAACTTATAGAAATGCGAAGGTAATATCAAATGATGAAATTTGTAAGGATATATATAAATTAATTGTGGAAGATGAGAGCAAAATAAAAGCAGGACAATTTTATATGTTAAAACTTAATGGAGCAACATTTCTTCCAAGACCAATAAGTATATGTGATAAGACAGAAAATAAGTTAACATTTCTATATGCGGTTGTTGGTGAAGGAACTAAAGAATTTGCAAAGCTTAGAGAGCATGATGAAATAAGTCTTACAGGACCTCTTGGGAATGGGTTTGATTTAGAAAAAGATTATGGACGTGTTGCATTGGTATGCGGAGGGATAGGAACTGCACCTATGCTTGAACTTTCAAAAAGATTAAGAAATAAGAATGAAGAACAAAAAATTGATTTATATGCAGGGTTTAGAGATGATGTATATTTGATTGATGAACTTAAGGAATATGTGAATGAAGCCAAGGTTTCTACTAACACAGGTAAACATGGACATAAAGGTTTTGTTACGGATATTTTAAATGTGGAAGAATATGATACTATTTTATGTTGTGGTCCAGAAATCATGATGAAAAAAGTAGTAGAGATGTGTAAAGAAAAAAATGTTAGTGTATATGTATCTATGGAAAAACATATGGCCTGTGGAGTAGGAGCTTGCTTAGTGTGTACGTGTAAGACAAAAGATGGGCATAAGAGAACTTGTAAAGATGGTCCTGTTTTTGATGGATATTATGTAGAATTATAA
- a CDS encoding dihydroorotate dehydrogenase, translated as MLKVNINGVEFKNPVIAASGTFGFGEEFNNFYDVGILGGISSKGLTINPKEGNEGIRVVETASGMMNSVGLQNPGIDSFIKNELPHMRKLGTNVIANIGGGCLEDYEEAVSKINDTDVDMIELNISCPNVKHGGMAFGIKSDVAYDVVKKIKGIAKKPLMVKLSPNAEDIVDMAVKCEKAGADSISLINTLKGMAIDVYKRKPVFNNVTAGLSGPAVKPIALRMVYEVAQAVEIPVIGLGGISSGKDAIEFMMAGASAIQIGTINFVNPMAGKDIIEEMEQFLKEQGIKDINEIVGII; from the coding sequence ATGTTAAAAGTAAATATTAATGGAGTTGAGTTTAAAAATCCTGTAATAGCTGCATCAGGGACCTTTGGTTTTGGTGAAGAATTTAATAATTTTTATGATGTAGGGATTCTTGGAGGCATATCTTCAAAGGGACTTACAATAAATCCAAAAGAAGGCAATGAAGGAATAAGAGTAGTTGAAACTGCTTCTGGAATGATGAATTCAGTAGGCTTACAAAATCCAGGAATAGATTCGTTTATAAAAAATGAACTTCCACATATGAGAAAGTTAGGCACTAATGTTATAGCTAATATTGGTGGAGGATGTTTAGAAGATTATGAGGAAGCTGTAAGTAAGATTAATGATACAGATGTAGATATGATTGAACTTAACATATCTTGTCCTAATGTAAAACATGGTGGTATGGCGTTTGGAATAAAATCAGATGTAGCATATGATGTTGTAAAGAAAATTAAAGGTATAGCTAAGAAACCACTAATGGTTAAGTTATCACCCAATGCAGAAGATATAGTAGATATGGCTGTGAAGTGCGAAAAAGCAGGAGCAGATTCGATTTCACTTATAAATACACTAAAAGGTATGGCCATAGATGTATATAAAAGAAAGCCAGTGTTTAATAATGTTACAGCAGGTCTCTCAGGTCCAGCAGTAAAACCAATTGCACTTAGAATGGTTTATGAAGTAGCACAAGCAGTTGAAATACCAGTAATAGGACTAGGTGGAATATCTAGCGGTAAAGATGCTATTGAGTTTATGATGGCAGGGGCTAGTGCAATACAAATAGGAACTATAAACTTTGTAAATCCGATGGCAGGGAAAGATATAATTGAAGAAATGGAACAATTCCTTAAGGAACAAGGAATTAAAGACATAAATGAAATTGTAGGAATAATATAA
- the pyrE gene encoding orotate phosphoribosyltransferase: MKAYKKEFIDFMIECGVLTFGDFVTKSGRKTPFFVNTGNYQTGSQLSRLGKFYAEAIKEHFGDDYDVLFGPAYKGIPLGVTTAIALSSEFDIDVKYCSNRKEVKDHGDKGILLGSKLKDGDKVLIVEDVTTAGTSIYETMPILKSQGNVDVKGLIISVDRMERGQGEQSALVEIREKFGFKTCAIVTMAEVIEYLYNKEINGTVLINDEIKSRIDDYYKQYGAK; encoded by the coding sequence ATGAAAGCTTATAAAAAAGAATTTATTGATTTTATGATAGAGTGTGGAGTATTAACATTTGGTGATTTTGTAACTAAGAGTGGAAGAAAGACACCTTTCTTTGTAAATACAGGAAATTATCAAACAGGAAGTCAACTAAGCAGACTTGGAAAATTCTATGCAGAAGCTATCAAAGAGCATTTTGGAGATGACTATGATGTATTATTTGGACCTGCATATAAAGGAATTCCATTAGGAGTTACAACTGCAATAGCTCTTTCAAGTGAATTTGATATTGATGTTAAATACTGCTCAAATAGAAAAGAAGTAAAAGACCACGGAGATAAAGGAATACTTTTAGGAAGCAAGTTAAAAGATGGAGATAAAGTATTAATTGTAGAAGATGTTACAACAGCAGGAACTTCAATCTATGAAACAATGCCAATATTAAAGAGCCAAGGAAATGTTGATGTTAAGGGTCTTATAATATCAGTTGATAGAATGGAAAGAGGACAAGGAGAACAATCAGCATTAGTTGAAATAAGAGAAAAATTTGGATTCAAGACTTGTGCTATAGTAACTATGGCTGAAGTTATAGAGTACTTATATAATAAAGAAATTAACGGAACTGTACTTATTAACGATGAAATAAAAAGCAGAATTGATGATTACTATAAACAATATGGAGCTAAATAA
- a CDS encoding DUF2334 domain-containing protein has protein sequence MNKKSKKFIFSFLALLLVLFIIYSVLSHYNFFQNNLTIINDKIYSRSLPTNTFKSTYTSKINFNDMPVTNVNDITLNILDKKNIKNVPMLLKAQRYYIPVSFICNKLNYQVQNSDDSIILKNTEHEISLTETSYTKDDNTNSLRGNLLKKDNEYFISISDIEQLFDLIAVFDFDNKTISLLPNNIQTPEESSVAYTQKIAMIRFEDFTCGDSNFVDKNQTRVKCMVNLLYSQGIKFHVAWIPRFKAPTDNIDNDMLSNDNITNVAFIDLLDYMVNKGGEIGLHGYTHQSGNDRSAVGEELSKDVNNTEEETRSVIENGIDTASALNIPITFYESPHYRDTELQKTIISQYFQFVFEPFDNNKRNIYKTKTNNLFVPTPLGFIQDPNDNCIVDGLNTNNPDVLHSFFYHPSIEVSFINFNTDNNTLNVQYDENSPLQKMVKAIKDNGYTTVHIDELIKK, from the coding sequence ATGAACAAAAAATCTAAAAAATTTATATTTTCTTTTTTAGCATTACTATTAGTTTTATTTATAATATATAGTGTGCTTTCTCATTATAATTTCTTCCAAAACAACCTAACTATTATTAACGATAAAATTTATTCTAGATCGTTACCTACAAACACTTTCAAGAGTACATATACATCCAAAATTAATTTTAATGATATGCCTGTAACAAACGTTAATGACATAACTTTAAATATTTTAGATAAAAAAAATATAAAAAATGTACCTATGTTGCTCAAAGCTCAAAGATATTATATCCCAGTTAGCTTTATATGTAATAAACTTAATTATCAAGTGCAAAACTCTGATGATTCTATAATTTTAAAAAATACAGAACATGAAATTTCTCTAACTGAGACTTCATATACTAAAGATGATAATACTAATTCTTTACGTGGTAATTTATTAAAGAAAGATAATGAATACTTTATATCAATTTCTGATATAGAGCAACTTTTCGATCTTATTGCCGTTTTTGATTTTGATAATAAAACTATAAGTTTACTACCTAATAACATACAAACACCTGAAGAATCATCTGTTGCATATACACAAAAAATAGCTATGATTAGATTTGAAGACTTCACCTGTGGAGACTCTAATTTTGTGGACAAGAATCAAACAAGAGTAAAGTGCATGGTTAATTTACTTTATTCGCAAGGCATAAAATTCCATGTAGCTTGGATTCCTAGATTTAAAGCTCCTACAGATAATATTGATAATGACATGTTATCAAATGATAACATAACAAATGTTGCCTTTATAGACTTGTTAGATTATATGGTAAATAAAGGTGGTGAAATAGGACTTCATGGCTATACTCATCAATCTGGTAATGATAGAAGTGCCGTAGGTGAAGAACTATCTAAAGATGTTAATAATACAGAAGAAGAAACTAGATCTGTAATTGAAAATGGTATCGACACTGCAAGTGCTTTAAATATTCCTATAACATTCTACGAAAGTCCACACTACAGAGATACTGAACTTCAGAAAACTATAATAAGTCAATATTTCCAATTTGTTTTCGAACCATTTGATAATAATAAAAGAAATATTTATAAAACAAAGACTAATAATTTATTTGTACCAACACCATTAGGCTTCATACAAGATCCTAATGATAACTGTATAGTTGATGGCCTTAATACAAATAATCCTGACGTATTGCATAGCTTTTTCTATCATCCATCTATTGAAGTTAGTTTCATAAACTTCAATACAGACAACAACACTTTAAATGTTCAATATGATGAAAATTCTCCATTACAAAAAATGGTTAAAGCTATTAAAGATAATGGATATACTACAGTTCATATTGATGAACTTATAAAAAAATAA